One window of the Cryptomeria japonica chromosome 7, Sugi_1.0, whole genome shotgun sequence genome contains the following:
- the LOC131078441 gene encoding uncharacterized protein LOC131078441 isoform X1, giving the protein MQMQSFGRESLNSSWNSSRAGLDVPWQEARLRGKFYDEYREKREAKLREEHTAKKAEKELAKLKAMQEVLEQRKAEITAKSVTNSPKRNFSSQAQPSPQKLQSPSNTRLLKNKIEQNKTNEDDGDSTNDLYKGSPHQKGRFNRGVPGELLCPTSPTHEPLDLSKSNGVKKILSKNIPSPTARASKTLKSPLRSPSPKPTKPKVSGTNNQSTMKRWNQTLMGERSLSQSMSNLADMKKNSKVVSGQSGSNSTIEKLGPTSSVQNKCNRNKTKSGNEASCLDINGSRSGSQSSHSKEEKKNPNQTRKGLLGESDSNCLSLTNSEESTLTSKPSSYGKASNKNSAIPLDSKPYLRKGSGIGPGSGRVASKVKPFSLDHSPKTVEDEVQVGEEITKERAEEWRNPEPYNIIEGATEEKKPDQMESDSVISADVCGGLYKPERNMESMPALNLVSIVSEDCVHQNEISSNDRSMPTVSKVTNVGVYPSKMAESPPIESHGHGKEITSSSMIIMNEESMETFPAAAFLFSSPPLIHSHLISSGLHSELVKPSSLKSLKHSCSSMVEADADAEQSHQKYGSSQKPILVAVHSQKDAPKGLKKFLNFGRRNRSKTVLAHSVSESNISEGDEGMDSLKKLSRGNTNDILQRGQVQAKDIILRRPSFNKSYDFQSMNSSVQSSQSAILREEDLTGATVRKGKLLLQVPRSLFALPSFRSKGSNSKSR; this is encoded by the exons ATGCAGATGCAGAGTTTTGGGAGAGAGTCACTCAACAGCTCATGGAACAGCAGCAGAGCAGGACTTGACGTTCCATGGCAAGAAGCCAGGCTTAGAGGGAAATTCTATGATGAGTACAGAGAGAAAAGAGAAGCCAAGTTGAGGGAAGAACACACTGCAAAAAAAGCAGAAAAAGAGCTAGCTAAACTTAAGGCCATGCAAGAAGTACTAGAACAGCGGAAAGCAGAAATCACAGCAAAAAGTGTGACAAATTCACCCAAGCGAAATTTTTCATCCCAGGCTCAACCCTCACCCCAGAAATTGCAGTCTCCTTCCAACACGAGGCTTTTGAAGAACAAGATAGAGCAG AACAAAACCAACGAAGATGATGGAGACAGTACCAATGATTTGTACAAGGGTTCACCTCATCAGAAAGGTAGATTCAATAGAGGTGTTCCTGGTGAGCTCCTTTGTCCTACTTCTCCTACACACGAGCCACTGGATCTTTCCAAATCAAATGGTGTTAAAAAGATTTTATCCAAAAATATACCTTCACCAACTGCACGTGCATCTAAAACTTTGAAATCTCCTTTGAGATCACCATCACCAAAGCCTACCAAACCTAAGGTTTCAGGTACCAATAACCAATCTACAATGAAGCGCTGGAACCAGACCCTGATGGGTGAGAGATCTCTGTCTCAATCAATGTCTAACTTAGCTGATATGAAGAAGAACTCCAAGGTTGTATCTGGACAGTCAGGTTCAAATTCAACAATTGAGAAGCTTGGACCTACTTCTTCTGTCCAAAACAAATGCAACCGCAATAAAACTAAAAGTGGCAATGAAGCTTCCTGTCTGGACATTAATGGCTCTCGCTCTGGTTCACAGTCATCTCATAgtaaggaggagaagaagaaccctaatcaaacaagaaaaggccTTCTTGGGGAGAGTGATTCCAACTGTTTGTCTCTCACTAATTCTGAGGAAAGTACTTTAACCTCAAAACCAAGCTCGTATGGTAAAGCGAGCAATAAGAACAGTGCTATTCCCCTGGATTCAAAACCCTACCTCCGCAAAGGCAGTGGAATAGGCCCGGGCTCTGGTCGTGTTGCTTCTAAAGTGAAACCATTCTCACTTGATCATTCACCAAAGACAGTAGAGGATGAAGTGCAAGTTGGTGAAGAAATTACCAAGGAAAGAGCGGAAGAATGGAGAAATCCAGAGCCATATAACATCATAGAAGGAGCTACAGAAGAAAAGAAACCTGATCAGATGGAAAGTGATTCGGTGATAAGCGCAGATGTTTGTGGTGGATTATATAAACCAGAAAGAAATATGGAAAGCATGCCAGCCCTCAATTTAGTGTCAATTGTCTCAGAGGATTGTGTACATCAGAATGAGATCTCTAGCAATGATAGGAGCATGCCCACTGTATCCAAAGTCACCAATGTTGGTGTCTATCCGTCAAAAATGGCAGAATCTCCCCCTATTGAAAGTCATGGACATGGGAAAGAAATCACTTCAAGTTCTATGATTATCATGAATGAGGAGAGTATGGAAACGTTCCCAGCAGCTGCATTTTTGTTTAGTTCACCCCCTTTGATCCACTCACACCTCATCTCATCTGGCCTCCACTCTGAACTAGTGAAACCTTCATCATTGAAATCACTTAAACATTCTTGTTCTTCGATGGTTGAAGCTGATGCTGATGCAGAGCAAAGTCACCAAAAATATGGCAGCTCACAAAAACCTATTCTAGTTGCTGTGCATTCCCAAAAAGATGCTCCAAAAGGGTTAAAGAAATTTCTGAATTTTGGTCGAAGAAACAGGTCTAAAACTGTATTAGCACACTCAGTTTCTGAATCCAACATCTCTGAAGGCGATGAAGGCATGGACTCGTTGAAGAAACTCTCTCGAGGAAATACAAATGACATCCTGCAAAGAGGCCAAGTTCAAGCTAAGGACATTATACTTCGGCGTCCCTCTTTCAATAAAAGCTATGATTTTCAGAGCATGAATTCTTCAG TTCAATCAAGTCAAAGTGCTATTCTAAGGGAAGAGGATTTAACAGGAGCCACAGTACGGAAAGGTAAACTCCTCTTACAAG TACCCCGCTCTCTCTTTGCATTGCCATCATTTAGAAGCAAAGGAAGCAATTCAAAATCTCGGTGA
- the LOC131078441 gene encoding uncharacterized protein LOC131078441 isoform X2, whose protein sequence is MQMQSFGRESLNSSWNSSRAGLDVPWQEARLRGKFYDEYREKREAKLREEHTAKKAEKELAKLKAMQEVLEQRKAEITAKSVTNSPKRNFSSQAQPSPQKLQSPSNTRLLKNKIEQNKTNEDDGDSTNDLYKGSPHQKGRFNRGVPGELLCPTSPTHEPLDLSKSNGVKKILSKNIPSPTARASKTLKSPLRSPSPKPTKPKVSGTNNQSTMKRWNQTLMGERSLSQSMSNLADMKKNSKVVSGQSGSNSTIEKLGPTSSVQNKCNRNKTKSGNEASCLDINGSRSGSQSSHSKEEKKNPNQTRKGLLGESDSNCLSLTNSEESTLTSKPSSYGKASNKNSAIPLDSKPYLRKGSGIGPGSGRVASKVKPFSLDHSPKTVEDEVQVGEEITKERAEEWRNPEPYNIIEGATEEKKPDQMESDSVISADVCGGLYKPERNMESMPALNLVSIVSEDCVHQNEISSNDRSMPTVSKVTNVGVYPSKMAESPPIESHGHGKEITSSSMIIMNEESMETFPAAAFLFSSPPLIHSHLISSGLHSELVKPSSLKSLKHSCSSMVEADADAEQSHQKYGSSQKPILVAVHSQKDAPKGLKKFLNFGRRNRSKTVLAHSVSESNISEGDEGMDSLKKLSRGNTNDILQRGQVQAKDIILRRPSFNKSYDFQSMNSSVQSSQSAILREEDLTGATVRKVPRSLFALPSFRSKGSNSKSR, encoded by the exons ATGCAGATGCAGAGTTTTGGGAGAGAGTCACTCAACAGCTCATGGAACAGCAGCAGAGCAGGACTTGACGTTCCATGGCAAGAAGCCAGGCTTAGAGGGAAATTCTATGATGAGTACAGAGAGAAAAGAGAAGCCAAGTTGAGGGAAGAACACACTGCAAAAAAAGCAGAAAAAGAGCTAGCTAAACTTAAGGCCATGCAAGAAGTACTAGAACAGCGGAAAGCAGAAATCACAGCAAAAAGTGTGACAAATTCACCCAAGCGAAATTTTTCATCCCAGGCTCAACCCTCACCCCAGAAATTGCAGTCTCCTTCCAACACGAGGCTTTTGAAGAACAAGATAGAGCAG AACAAAACCAACGAAGATGATGGAGACAGTACCAATGATTTGTACAAGGGTTCACCTCATCAGAAAGGTAGATTCAATAGAGGTGTTCCTGGTGAGCTCCTTTGTCCTACTTCTCCTACACACGAGCCACTGGATCTTTCCAAATCAAATGGTGTTAAAAAGATTTTATCCAAAAATATACCTTCACCAACTGCACGTGCATCTAAAACTTTGAAATCTCCTTTGAGATCACCATCACCAAAGCCTACCAAACCTAAGGTTTCAGGTACCAATAACCAATCTACAATGAAGCGCTGGAACCAGACCCTGATGGGTGAGAGATCTCTGTCTCAATCAATGTCTAACTTAGCTGATATGAAGAAGAACTCCAAGGTTGTATCTGGACAGTCAGGTTCAAATTCAACAATTGAGAAGCTTGGACCTACTTCTTCTGTCCAAAACAAATGCAACCGCAATAAAACTAAAAGTGGCAATGAAGCTTCCTGTCTGGACATTAATGGCTCTCGCTCTGGTTCACAGTCATCTCATAgtaaggaggagaagaagaaccctaatcaaacaagaaaaggccTTCTTGGGGAGAGTGATTCCAACTGTTTGTCTCTCACTAATTCTGAGGAAAGTACTTTAACCTCAAAACCAAGCTCGTATGGTAAAGCGAGCAATAAGAACAGTGCTATTCCCCTGGATTCAAAACCCTACCTCCGCAAAGGCAGTGGAATAGGCCCGGGCTCTGGTCGTGTTGCTTCTAAAGTGAAACCATTCTCACTTGATCATTCACCAAAGACAGTAGAGGATGAAGTGCAAGTTGGTGAAGAAATTACCAAGGAAAGAGCGGAAGAATGGAGAAATCCAGAGCCATATAACATCATAGAAGGAGCTACAGAAGAAAAGAAACCTGATCAGATGGAAAGTGATTCGGTGATAAGCGCAGATGTTTGTGGTGGATTATATAAACCAGAAAGAAATATGGAAAGCATGCCAGCCCTCAATTTAGTGTCAATTGTCTCAGAGGATTGTGTACATCAGAATGAGATCTCTAGCAATGATAGGAGCATGCCCACTGTATCCAAAGTCACCAATGTTGGTGTCTATCCGTCAAAAATGGCAGAATCTCCCCCTATTGAAAGTCATGGACATGGGAAAGAAATCACTTCAAGTTCTATGATTATCATGAATGAGGAGAGTATGGAAACGTTCCCAGCAGCTGCATTTTTGTTTAGTTCACCCCCTTTGATCCACTCACACCTCATCTCATCTGGCCTCCACTCTGAACTAGTGAAACCTTCATCATTGAAATCACTTAAACATTCTTGTTCTTCGATGGTTGAAGCTGATGCTGATGCAGAGCAAAGTCACCAAAAATATGGCAGCTCACAAAAACCTATTCTAGTTGCTGTGCATTCCCAAAAAGATGCTCCAAAAGGGTTAAAGAAATTTCTGAATTTTGGTCGAAGAAACAGGTCTAAAACTGTATTAGCACACTCAGTTTCTGAATCCAACATCTCTGAAGGCGATGAAGGCATGGACTCGTTGAAGAAACTCTCTCGAGGAAATACAAATGACATCCTGCAAAGAGGCCAAGTTCAAGCTAAGGACATTATACTTCGGCGTCCCTCTTTCAATAAAAGCTATGATTTTCAGAGCATGAATTCTTCAG TTCAATCAAGTCAAAGTGCTATTCTAAGGGAAGAGGATTTAACAGGAGCCACAGTACGGAAAG TACCCCGCTCTCTCTTTGCATTGCCATCATTTAGAAGCAAAGGAAGCAATTCAAAATCTCGGTGA